A section of the Neorhizobium galegae bv. orientalis str. HAMBI 540 genome encodes:
- the ubiA gene encoding 4-hydroxybenzoate octaprenyltransferase, with the protein MTNADDFSGRVADAPSDNWVYRVLPRPAWPYAQLARWDRPIGWQLLMWPCFWSAALAANAAKGEGAFSLGLLLFHLVLFFLGSVAMRGAGCTYNDLVDHDIDMEVARTRSRPLPSGRVSRFEAKVFIGVQALIGLLVLIQFNAFTILLGILSLTVVAIYPFAKRFTDWPQFFLGLAFSWGALMGWAGVFGSLSSAALWLYLAAIAWTIGYDTIYAHQDKEDDELIGVRSTARLFGDNTKPWLIGLYGLTLIFLLLAFAAAGVGFLAYLGLLAAALMFGWQVLILDIDNADQCLRLFKSNNRVGAILFAGLVLSLAL; encoded by the coding sequence ATGACGAACGCCGACGATTTCAGCGGCCGCGTGGCCGACGCTCCATCCGACAACTGGGTCTATCGCGTTCTGCCGCGGCCGGCCTGGCCCTATGCGCAGCTTGCGAGATGGGACCGGCCGATCGGCTGGCAGCTTCTGATGTGGCCGTGTTTCTGGTCGGCGGCGCTGGCGGCGAATGCTGCCAAGGGGGAGGGCGCGTTTTCCCTCGGTCTCCTGCTTTTCCACCTCGTGCTGTTCTTCCTAGGCTCGGTCGCCATGCGCGGCGCAGGCTGCACCTATAACGACCTCGTCGATCACGATATCGACATGGAAGTAGCGCGCACCCGCTCGCGGCCGCTGCCCTCCGGCCGGGTGTCGCGTTTCGAAGCCAAGGTCTTCATCGGCGTGCAGGCGCTGATCGGCCTGCTCGTCCTCATCCAGTTCAATGCTTTCACCATCCTGCTCGGCATCCTGTCGCTGACGGTGGTGGCGATCTATCCCTTCGCCAAGCGGTTTACCGACTGGCCGCAATTTTTCCTCGGCCTCGCCTTCTCCTGGGGCGCGCTGATGGGCTGGGCCGGCGTGTTCGGCAGCCTCTCCTCCGCCGCCCTCTGGCTTTACCTGGCTGCCATTGCCTGGACGATCGGATACGACACGATCTATGCCCATCAGGACAAGGAGGATGACGAGCTGATCGGGGTGCGCTCGACAGCACGTCTCTTCGGCGACAACACCAAGCCCTGGCTGATTGGCCTCTACGGCCTGACGCTGATCTTCCTGCTGCTCGCGTTCGCAGCGGCGGGCGTCGGTTTCCTCGCCTATCTCGGGCTTCTCGCCGCAGCCCTGATGTTCGGCTGGCAGGTGCTGATCCTCGATATCGACAATGCCGACCAGTGCCTGAGGCTTTTCAAGTCGAACAACCGCGTCGGCGCGATCCTGTTTGCGGGTCTCGTCCTGTCGCTTGCCCTCTAA
- a CDS encoding DUF6101 family protein, whose translation MTNTVLKPVWAGSTFRLDPSRFPQQVTYALRETSGDVSITIDERGAVLRKILPASGLPLSFALPARAFKGVAARAIDHGDGEVTVTLELHHDDPDLCIPLLVAHDLCDIAADWRSWSDAYRIPMLMVEADGIARPLENHIGDVRTNGVKQRRRHSYFAARRPRFLVRRTTGSLGVTMKIEGKEIIARR comes from the coding sequence ATGACCAACACTGTTCTGAAGCCCGTCTGGGCAGGGTCGACATTCAGGCTCGATCCGTCTCGTTTCCCGCAGCAGGTTACCTATGCGCTGCGCGAGACCTCAGGAGATGTCTCCATCACCATCGACGAACGCGGCGCAGTGCTGCGTAAGATCCTCCCCGCAAGCGGCCTGCCGCTCTCCTTCGCCTTGCCCGCCCGCGCCTTCAAAGGGGTTGCGGCCCGCGCCATAGACCACGGCGACGGCGAAGTGACGGTCACGCTCGAACTGCATCACGACGACCCGGATCTCTGCATTCCGCTGCTCGTCGCCCACGATCTCTGCGACATCGCCGCCGACTGGCGGAGCTGGTCGGACGCCTATCGCATTCCGATGCTGATGGTGGAAGCCGACGGCATCGCCCGGCCGCTGGAAAACCATATCGGCGACGTGCGAACCAACGGCGTCAAGCAGCGCCGCCGCCATTCCTATTTCGCGGCCCGTCGTCCGCGCTTCCTGGTCCGCCGCACGACCGGCAGCCTGGGCGTGACGATGAAAATCGAAGGCAAGGAAATTATCGCGCGACGCTAG
- a CDS encoding DUF1217 domain-containing protein, whose amino-acid sequence MVSTYLTFDLVNRDMQKSLKNIAGQTTVINDTKYYQDNIGKVKTVDEFLGNYRLYSYAMQAHGLDDMIYAKAFMKQVLESDLSDDNSFANRLTDDRYKDIAAAFNFGVSNGEGAAPQSNGQMDELFDTYDQTIAAQNDTLEEDTRYFKVMLGGTGNITNVDQLLANPRLRDYLFTAYGIDTKYYNYNAIRGVLTSDPADPTSFYNTAYGNNLDQYNAAKTEDTELAERLNLSTGIPTLQDSIALGQQKKTDLETQIAAKQDELNNGGPATLQAEIDAMQVELTKTVEAIQTDQTTLTTSQTRYTELDGRLVPIAQTDSRRAELATIISAGASDAPYLALMKSLAEDFSFNADGSVPAGGAVTPEKLLEIVGGFFNKQTQITHAEALFNQELFEQELKTATNVTDFINDPRLLKYIKVAFNLDKVTVVKSTIEQILTSDLSDPDSYANRFGATNPEYLDLAKAFNFNTDGTVAAGQAQDELQTSTTRSDYMSRWDDKQEAELDKTIKFYKLDLSAVKTLDDFLSKDAEKSYNFALQAVGLDPTTVSKLTIKSALKSDLSDPNSYIYKLKDERFVSLAKLFNFDPKGAVTRQVLLQSNAAITNVAKDYILRKSRFMEGDELKAARAKAQTEAKYYTDAMQRIGSRDELLADRKTLDILLISKGIDPSKVTNDFLKKAFNSDPADPKSFVNTQTDKRFAQIVGTFNFDSKGEIDRSSAGEAQNGGEVVATQDLYVRQMLETQQGEENPGVRLALYFERMSDSITDPYVILGDEALMEFFRVTFSLPGEIGNMDVDRQAKIVKNKLNLEDLSDPEKVKKLVQRFTIMYDLENSQNTASAVSILSSDGSSVGISSDTLWALSQIRMS is encoded by the coding sequence ATGGTATCGACCTATCTCACCTTTGATCTTGTCAATCGCGACATGCAGAAAAGCCTGAAAAACATTGCCGGGCAGACGACGGTCATCAACGATACGAAGTACTATCAGGACAATATCGGCAAGGTAAAAACCGTCGACGAGTTCCTCGGCAATTATCGCCTCTATTCCTATGCGATGCAGGCCCACGGCCTGGACGACATGATCTATGCCAAGGCGTTCATGAAGCAGGTGCTGGAAAGCGATCTCAGCGACGACAACAGCTTTGCAAACCGCCTGACCGACGACCGTTACAAGGATATCGCCGCAGCCTTCAATTTCGGCGTTTCCAACGGAGAGGGGGCGGCGCCCCAGTCCAACGGCCAGATGGACGAACTCTTCGATACCTACGACCAGACGATCGCAGCCCAGAACGATACGCTCGAGGAAGACACCCGTTATTTCAAGGTCATGCTGGGCGGGACCGGCAATATCACCAATGTCGATCAGCTGCTGGCCAACCCGAGGCTCCGCGACTACCTGTTCACGGCCTATGGCATCGATACGAAATATTACAACTACAACGCCATCCGCGGCGTGCTGACCAGCGATCCGGCTGATCCGACCAGCTTTTACAACACCGCCTATGGCAACAATCTCGACCAGTACAATGCGGCGAAAACCGAAGACACCGAGCTTGCCGAGCGGCTGAACCTCAGCACCGGCATTCCGACGCTGCAGGACTCGATCGCGCTCGGCCAGCAGAAGAAAACCGACCTCGAAACCCAGATCGCCGCCAAGCAGGATGAACTGAACAATGGCGGCCCGGCGACCCTCCAGGCCGAGATCGACGCCATGCAGGTGGAGTTGACCAAGACGGTGGAGGCGATCCAGACGGACCAGACCACCCTCACCACATCGCAGACACGCTACACCGAGCTGGATGGCAGGCTGGTGCCGATCGCCCAGACGGACTCGCGGCGCGCCGAACTCGCGACGATCATCAGTGCCGGTGCGTCCGATGCGCCCTATCTCGCTTTGATGAAATCGCTCGCCGAGGACTTCAGCTTCAACGCGGACGGCTCGGTTCCGGCGGGCGGCGCGGTCACGCCGGAAAAGCTGCTGGAGATTGTCGGAGGCTTCTTCAACAAGCAGACCCAGATCACGCATGCCGAGGCGTTGTTCAATCAGGAGCTCTTCGAGCAGGAACTCAAGACGGCCACCAACGTCACCGATTTCATCAATGACCCTCGACTTCTCAAATACATCAAGGTCGCCTTCAATCTCGACAAGGTCACGGTCGTCAAGTCCACGATCGAACAGATATTGACGAGCGATCTTTCCGACCCCGACAGTTATGCAAATCGCTTTGGCGCCACCAATCCGGAATATCTGGATCTGGCGAAGGCCTTCAACTTCAACACCGACGGTACCGTCGCCGCCGGCCAGGCCCAGGACGAATTACAGACCAGTACCACCCGCAGCGACTATATGAGCCGCTGGGACGACAAGCAGGAAGCGGAGCTCGACAAGACCATCAAGTTCTACAAGCTCGACCTTTCGGCCGTGAAGACGCTTGACGACTTCCTCAGCAAGGACGCCGAAAAATCCTACAATTTTGCTCTTCAAGCGGTTGGCCTTGACCCCACCACCGTTTCGAAACTGACGATCAAGAGTGCCTTGAAAAGCGACCTTTCCGACCCGAACAGCTATATCTACAAGCTGAAGGACGAACGGTTCGTCTCGCTTGCCAAGCTCTTCAATTTCGACCCCAAGGGGGCAGTCACCCGCCAGGTGCTGCTCCAGTCCAATGCGGCAATCACCAACGTCGCCAAGGACTATATCCTGCGTAAAAGCCGGTTCATGGAAGGCGATGAACTCAAGGCGGCCAGGGCGAAAGCCCAGACGGAGGCCAAATATTATACCGACGCAATGCAGCGCATAGGCAGCCGCGACGAGCTGCTCGCCGATCGCAAGACGCTCGACATCCTGCTGATATCGAAGGGGATAGACCCTTCCAAGGTCACCAACGATTTTCTGAAGAAGGCCTTCAATTCGGATCCCGCCGATCCCAAGAGCTTCGTGAATACCCAGACGGACAAGCGGTTCGCGCAGATCGTCGGTACCTTCAATTTCGACTCCAAGGGCGAGATCGACCGAAGCTCGGCTGGCGAGGCTCAGAACGGCGGCGAAGTTGTCGCGACCCAGGACCTTTATGTCCGCCAGATGCTCGAAACCCAGCAGGGCGAGGAAAACCCGGGCGTCCGCCTGGCGCTCTATTTCGAGCGCATGTCGGACAGCATCACCGACCCTTACGTGATCCTCGGCGACGAGGCGCTGATGGAGTTCTTCCGCGTCACTTTCAGCCTGCCCGGGGAAATCGGCAACATGGACGTCGACCGGCAGGCCAAGATCGTTAAAAACAAGCTCAACCTCGAAGATCTGAGCGACCCGGAAAAGGTCAAGAAACTGGTCCAACGTTTCACGATCATGTACGACTTGGAGAACAGCCAGAATACGGCGTCGGCGGTGAGCATTCTGAGCAGCGACGGCAGCTCCGTCGGCATCAGCTCCGACACTTTATGGGCATTGTCTCAGATCAGGATGAGCTAA
- a CDS encoding winged helix-turn-helix domain-containing protein, with translation MTRSSKTTIRIDLDNGVRLGPGKAQLLELIAEHGSIRAAGASIGMSYRRAWLLGDEINRMFKEPSIFTRHGGKSGGGAGLTEFGQELLSRYRRMEKASRDAMRADLDWLESNADPRFETTDKTTDA, from the coding sequence ATGACCCGGTCTTCGAAGACCACGATCCGGATCGACCTCGACAACGGCGTGCGGCTCGGTCCGGGCAAGGCGCAGCTTCTGGAACTGATTGCCGAACACGGCTCAATCCGGGCGGCGGGCGCCTCGATCGGTATGTCCTACCGGCGCGCATGGCTGCTCGGCGACGAGATCAACCGGATGTTCAAGGAGCCATCGATATTTACCCGCCACGGCGGCAAAAGCGGCGGTGGTGCGGGTTTGACGGAATTCGGCCAGGAACTGCTGTCGCGCTACCGGCGGATGGAAAAAGCAAGCCGGGACGCGATGCGCGCCGACCTCGACTGGCTCGAATCGAATGCAGATCCGCGCTTCGAGACAACGGACAAAACCACCGACGCCTGA
- a CDS encoding FAD-binding oxidoreductase, whose product MDISGPKPELLDRFAAIVGENHVLRDASDLAPHLVEGRGLYKGSSPMLLKPCSVEEVSAILKLASETGTPIVPQTGNTGLVGGQTPRTGGSDLIVSLERMNRIRDVDPVANVLVADGGAILADVQKAAEAVDRLFPLSLGSEGSCRIGGNLSTNAGGTAVLAYGNTRQLCLGLEVVLPTGEIWDGLRRLKKDNTGYDLRDLFIGAEGTLGIITGAVLKLFPQPVGHQVALAGLNSPADALKLFERASNLCGTALTGFELMPRIGIEFVVRHIEGVRDPLSEPHPWYALIDISTSDSAETASSMVQSLLEQGFEAGLIRDAVIASSVAQQKALWHMRESMSDAQKPEGGSIKHDVSVPVSKIPTFMAEAEQAVLAAMPGARVCAFGHLGDGNIHYNISQPINADMAGDKAAFIGRWREINAIVHGIVLAAGGSISAEHGIGQLKRDELAHIRSPIEMDLMRRIKQAFDPAGIMNPGKVVAIP is encoded by the coding sequence ATGGATATTTCCGGGCCGAAACCAGAACTTCTCGACCGCTTCGCCGCGATCGTCGGCGAAAATCACGTGCTGCGCGATGCCAGCGATCTTGCGCCGCATCTGGTCGAGGGCCGCGGGCTCTACAAAGGTTCCTCGCCGATGCTCCTGAAACCGTGCTCGGTCGAGGAAGTGTCGGCGATCCTGAAGCTTGCGAGCGAGACCGGCACGCCGATCGTGCCGCAAACCGGCAATACCGGCCTTGTCGGAGGCCAGACGCCGCGCACCGGCGGCAGCGACCTGATCGTCTCGCTCGAACGCATGAACCGCATCCGCGACGTCGATCCGGTCGCAAACGTGCTGGTCGCCGACGGCGGCGCCATCCTTGCCGACGTGCAGAAGGCGGCGGAAGCCGTCGACCGGCTGTTTCCGCTGTCGCTCGGCTCAGAGGGCTCCTGCCGCATCGGCGGCAACCTCTCCACCAATGCCGGCGGCACCGCCGTGCTCGCCTATGGCAATACCCGCCAACTCTGCCTCGGGCTGGAAGTGGTGCTGCCGACAGGCGAGATTTGGGACGGCCTGCGCCGGCTCAAGAAGGACAATACCGGTTACGACCTGCGCGACCTGTTCATCGGCGCGGAGGGCACGCTCGGCATCATTACCGGCGCGGTGCTGAAACTTTTTCCGCAGCCGGTCGGGCACCAGGTCGCACTTGCCGGGCTCAATTCGCCGGCAGACGCGTTAAAACTCTTCGAGCGGGCCTCGAACCTCTGCGGCACGGCGTTGACCGGTTTCGAACTGATGCCGCGCATCGGCATCGAATTCGTGGTTCGGCATATAGAGGGCGTGCGCGATCCGCTCTCCGAGCCGCATCCGTGGTACGCGCTGATCGACATCTCGACTTCGGATTCCGCCGAGACGGCCAGTTCCATGGTGCAATCGCTGCTCGAACAGGGTTTCGAGGCAGGCCTCATCCGCGACGCCGTGATCGCCTCCTCCGTCGCGCAGCAGAAGGCGCTCTGGCACATGCGTGAAAGCATGTCGGATGCGCAGAAACCTGAAGGCGGATCGATCAAGCACGATGTGTCGGTGCCGGTCTCGAAAATCCCGACCTTCATGGCGGAGGCCGAGCAGGCGGTGCTGGCGGCCATGCCGGGCGCGCGGGTCTGCGCTTTCGGCCATCTCGGCGATGGCAATATCCACTACAACATCTCGCAGCCCATCAATGCCGACATGGCGGGCGACAAGGCGGCCTTCATCGGCCGCTGGCGGGAGATCAACGCGATCGTCCACGGCATCGTGCTCGCCGCCGGCGGGTCGATCTCGGCCGAACACGGCATCGGCCAGTTGAAGCGCGACGAACTCGCCCATATCCGTTCGCCGATCGAGATGGACCTGATGCGGCGCATCAAGCAGGCGTTCGATCCGGCCGGCATCATGAACCCCGGCAAGGTGGTGGCGATCCCATGA
- a CDS encoding L-threonylcarbamoyladenylate synthase, with the protein MTAQIIDITRDHDGALAQACAVLGDGLPVAIPTETVYGLAADATNPAAITRIYETKGRPRFNPLICHMSDLAMAERYADFDPISRKLAEAFWPGPLTLILPLKPESGIHALATAGLDTVGIRLPKGFASDLIRAFGKPLAAPSANTSGKVSPTSAAHVADDLGDKLALIIDGGAAPVGVESTIVRVEDGVIRLLRPGGVAVEEIERATGLSVIRPGGPAAIIEAPGMLASHYAPGAAVRLNVDHVETGEVLIRLGSAPVKGMELAAAVFDLSPSGDLAQAAANLFDYLKRADATGAASIAVTPIPDHGLGEAINDRLVRAAAPRE; encoded by the coding sequence ATGACGGCTCAAATCATCGACATCACCCGGGATCATGACGGCGCGCTTGCCCAAGCCTGCGCTGTGCTCGGCGACGGCCTGCCCGTGGCGATCCCGACCGAGACGGTCTACGGGCTTGCGGCCGATGCCACCAATCCCGCCGCCATCACCCGCATCTATGAGACCAAGGGCCGGCCGCGCTTCAATCCGCTGATCTGCCACATGTCGGATCTTGCCATGGCCGAGCGTTATGCCGACTTCGACCCGATTTCGCGAAAGCTTGCTGAAGCCTTCTGGCCGGGACCCCTCACCCTGATCCTGCCCCTGAAACCCGAAAGCGGCATCCATGCCCTGGCGACGGCCGGGCTCGATACGGTCGGCATCCGGCTTCCCAAGGGCTTCGCTTCAGATCTGATCCGCGCCTTCGGCAAGCCGCTCGCGGCGCCGAGCGCCAACACGTCCGGCAAGGTGAGCCCAACCAGCGCCGCCCATGTGGCTGACGATCTGGGCGACAAGCTGGCCTTGATCATCGACGGCGGCGCGGCTCCGGTCGGTGTGGAATCGACCATCGTTCGTGTCGAGGATGGCGTGATCCGGCTACTGCGGCCGGGCGGGGTTGCCGTGGAAGAGATCGAACGGGCGACCGGACTTTCGGTGATCAGACCGGGCGGTCCGGCGGCGATCATCGAGGCTCCCGGCATGCTCGCTTCCCATTACGCGCCAGGAGCGGCGGTCAGGCTCAATGTCGACCATGTCGAGACCGGCGAGGTGTTGATCCGGCTCGGTTCTGCTCCCGTGAAGGGAATGGAACTCGCCGCAGCGGTTTTTGACCTCAGCCCGTCCGGTGATCTTGCGCAGGCGGCGGCAAACCTGTTCGATTACCTGAAGCGGGCCGACGCCACCGGCGCCGCCAGTATCGCCGTCACACCCATTCCCGACCATGGGCTCGGCGAAGCGATCAACGACCGGCTGGTGAGGGCCGCCGCTCCGCGGGAATAA
- a CDS encoding DUF6656 family protein — translation MVVKTAAHSEFLRTGRIARYNPIWLPEERRYLTHDEVAERTGKRLEAAGETSHNRINSFHRSIKFPKIIFHHTLDERPHLGYCHVTAARTQLAHGVPVSWSFYIANFVSEMGGEETFFERISTAYSRMYFAVAVEREAGQPLQINRSIRKNGLLFRTNDPMEAIKNVLMLGTSNEMLREIIKKL, via the coding sequence GTGGTGGTGAAGACCGCTGCCCATTCCGAATTCCTCCGGACGGGGCGCATCGCCCGCTACAATCCGATCTGGCTGCCGGAAGAGCGCCGTTATCTCACCCATGACGAGGTCGCCGAGCGCACGGGCAAAAGGCTCGAGGCGGCCGGCGAGACAAGCCACAACCGGATCAACTCCTTTCATCGCTCGATCAAGTTTCCGAAGATCATCTTTCACCACACGCTCGATGAGCGGCCGCATCTCGGCTATTGCCATGTCACGGCGGCAAGAACGCAGCTTGCCCACGGCGTGCCGGTCAGCTGGTCCTTCTACATTGCCAACTTCGTCTCGGAGATGGGCGGGGAGGAAACGTTCTTCGAGCGTATCAGCACGGCTTATTCGCGCATGTATTTCGCCGTCGCGGTCGAACGAGAGGCCGGCCAGCCGCTGCAGATCAACCGGTCGATCCGCAAGAACGGCCTTCTGTTCCGCACCAACGATCCGATGGAAGCGATCAAGAACGTGCTGATGCTCGGCACCTCCAACGAAATGCTCCGCGAGATCATCAAAAAGCTATGA
- a CDS encoding aromatic ring-hydroxylating oxygenase subunit alpha, whose translation MEIRNQALRQLKNRREGFSLEQPFYTDPAYFKLDLEMIWYRDWLFVGHDCELPKAGAYFTLQIGDYPVVVVRGRDNQIRALHNTCRHRGSRVCTKEHGSAVRLVCPYHQWTYELDGSLLVGRQMGQDFDKTQFSMKKVHCESVAGFIFICLANEAPDFAPVRAAIEPYMAPHRLSEAKVAHQSTIIEKGNWKLVWENNRECYHCAANHPELCRTYPESPTATGVQGAKDDPVIAAHWQRCEEAGLPSEFRMDETGQFRVARMPLIEDAESYTMSGRNAVQRKLSDDVTINSIGTMLLFHYPSSWNHILGDHAISFRVTPLGPEETAVTTKWLVHKDAVEGVDYNLEDLTHVWNMTNDQDRQIVEENAFGIRSPAYEPGPYSPLHEGGVMQFVEWYSNFMVNRLQGEQAQLSIVA comes from the coding sequence ATGGAAATTCGCAATCAGGCCCTGCGGCAGCTCAAGAACCGCCGCGAGGGATTCAGCCTCGAACAGCCCTTCTATACCGATCCCGCCTATTTCAAGCTCGATCTGGAAATGATCTGGTACCGCGACTGGCTGTTCGTCGGGCATGATTGCGAGCTGCCCAAGGCCGGAGCCTATTTCACCCTGCAGATCGGCGATTATCCGGTAGTCGTCGTGCGTGGCCGCGACAACCAGATCCGGGCGCTGCACAATACCTGCCGCCATCGCGGCAGCCGCGTCTGCACCAAGGAGCATGGCTCGGCGGTGCGGCTCGTCTGTCCCTACCATCAATGGACTTACGAGCTGGACGGCTCGCTTCTGGTCGGCCGCCAGATGGGCCAGGATTTCGACAAGACCCAGTTCAGCATGAAGAAGGTCCATTGCGAGAGCGTCGCGGGCTTTATCTTCATCTGCCTTGCCAACGAGGCGCCGGATTTCGCGCCGGTTCGCGCTGCGATCGAGCCCTATATGGCCCCGCACCGCTTGTCGGAAGCCAAGGTCGCGCATCAGTCGACGATCATTGAGAAGGGCAACTGGAAGCTCGTCTGGGAAAACAACCGCGAATGTTACCATTGCGCCGCCAACCACCCGGAACTCTGCCGCACCTATCCGGAATCGCCGACCGCGACCGGTGTCCAGGGCGCCAAGGACGATCCGGTCATCGCCGCCCATTGGCAGCGCTGTGAGGAGGCCGGGTTGCCGAGCGAATTCCGGATGGACGAAACCGGCCAGTTCCGCGTTGCGCGCATGCCGCTGATCGAAGATGCCGAGAGCTATACGATGAGCGGCCGCAACGCCGTACAGCGCAAACTCTCCGACGACGTGACCATCAACTCGATCGGCACCATGCTGCTCTTCCACTATCCGAGCAGCTGGAACCACATTCTCGGCGACCACGCGATCTCGTTCCGCGTCACCCCGCTCGGGCCGGAGGAAACGGCAGTTACCACCAAATGGCTGGTCCATAAGGACGCGGTCGAGGGCGTCGATTACAATCTCGAAGACCTGACCCATGTCTGGAACATGACCAACGACCAGGACCGCCAGATCGTCGAGGAAAACGCCTTCGGCATCCGCTCGCCCGCCTACGAACCCGGTCCCTATTCGCCACTCCACGAAGGCGGTGTCATGCAGTTCGTCGAATGGTACTCGAACTTCATGGTCAACCGGCTGCAGGGCGAGCAGGCGCAACTTTCGATCGTTGCCTGA
- a CDS encoding BA14K family protein, with protein sequence MNAFRLRLTAAAVAVVTTFAGLVPAQAVQMPAPPSGISAASDVTNVQYRRDFRRDRYSWYRGHRGYRDRRPGYRYHNGFWFPLAAFGAGAIIGGAIQADRGYGSRHVAWCESRYRSYRAWDDTYAPRAGVRARCISPYR encoded by the coding sequence ATGAATGCCTTTCGTCTACGCCTGACCGCAGCGGCAGTCGCTGTTGTCACGACATTTGCTGGCCTTGTACCCGCGCAGGCTGTCCAAATGCCGGCTCCGCCATCCGGCATTTCGGCCGCCAGCGATGTCACCAATGTTCAGTATCGTCGCGATTTCCGGCGTGACCGCTACAGCTGGTATCGCGGCCATCGTGGTTACCGCGACCGCCGCCCCGGTTATCGTTATCACAACGGTTTCTGGTTCCCGCTGGCCGCCTTCGGTGCCGGCGCCATTATCGGCGGCGCTATCCAGGCGGATCGGGGTTATGGCAGCCGCCACGTCGCCTGGTGTGAAAGCCGTTATCGCAGCTATCGGGCCTGGGACGATACCTACGCACCGCGCGCCGGCGTGCGGGCACGCTGCATCTCGCCTTACAGGTAA
- a CDS encoding BA14K family protein, protein MTLLKKIAVAGISAAVLAGSLMPAQAMPLPTAPAAGIETNANTDVTLVQYRRHGGGWYGGHRGYRDYRPGYRRHNGYWFPLAAFGAGALIGGAIASQPRYVEPAPVYGGGDDINPRHYEWCAERYRSYDAYSNSFQPNYGPRQTCYSPYF, encoded by the coding sequence ATGACTCTTTTGAAGAAGATCGCGGTTGCGGGCATCTCTGCTGCCGTTCTCGCCGGCTCGCTGATGCCGGCTCAGGCGATGCCGCTGCCGACCGCTCCGGCCGCCGGGATCGAAACGAACGCCAATACCGACGTGACCCTCGTGCAGTACCGTCGCCATGGCGGCGGCTGGTATGGCGGGCATCGCGGTTATCGCGACTACCGTCCTGGTTATCGCCGCCATAACGGCTACTGGTTCCCGCTGGCGGCATTTGGTGCCGGTGCGCTGATCGGCGGTGCCATTGCCTCCCAGCCGCGTTACGTCGAGCCGGCGCCGGTCTATGGCGGCGGGGACGACATCAATCCGCGCCACTACGAATGGTGCGCCGAGCGTTACCGCTCCTACGACGCCTATTCGAACTCGTTCCAGCCGAACTACGGCCCGCGCCAGACCTGCTATTCGCCCTATTTCTAA
- a CDS encoding transporter gives MSLMNPAIPGLVWAYHFHPGAAPCTRLPLDAARSDLEVGDGFLWLHLNLVDSRVNAFLENFPGLTPPAIAALTTHDTHAAVTLDEQLVYGTLVDFQREFDSETRDIGWLHFFVSDRVIITTRLQPLRSIDRVRAAIEKNASRYKKPIDVFETLVAEFQRTLIALVMELTEEMNIIEDFVYDNTPRDERRRLAPIRRTVVRLHRHLRTVLTLLRRAAATDDDEMPPGFDDAASRLIGRLEAADHDVYALQERARLLHEEIDSKLSSETNRHLYILSLMTAFLLPPTLVTGFFGMNTASLPFEGNGSGTAYAFGLIVISVLAAWWLLKRTGIL, from the coding sequence ATGTCCCTCATGAACCCCGCTATCCCCGGCCTCGTCTGGGCCTATCACTTCCATCCGGGAGCGGCGCCCTGCACCAGGTTGCCGCTGGATGCGGCGCGCAGCGATCTCGAGGTCGGCGATGGTTTTCTATGGCTGCATCTCAACCTCGTCGACAGTCGGGTCAACGCGTTCCTGGAGAACTTCCCGGGCCTGACACCACCGGCCATCGCCGCACTCACCACCCACGACACGCACGCCGCGGTGACGCTCGACGAGCAGCTGGTCTACGGCACACTGGTCGACTTCCAGCGCGAATTCGACAGCGAGACGCGCGATATCGGCTGGCTGCATTTTTTCGTCTCGGACAGGGTGATCATCACCACCCGCCTGCAGCCCCTGAGATCGATCGACCGGGTGCGGGCGGCGATCGAAAAGAACGCCTCGCGTTACAAGAAGCCGATCGACGTGTTCGAGACGCTGGTCGCCGAATTCCAGCGTACGCTGATCGCCCTGGTGATGGAGCTGACCGAGGAAATGAACATCATCGAGGATTTCGTCTACGACAACACGCCGCGCGACGAACGGCGCCGGCTAGCGCCGATCAGGCGGACGGTGGTCAGGCTGCACCGGCACCTGAGGACGGTGCTGACACTGCTGCGGCGGGCAGCGGCGACCGACGACGACGAGATGCCCCCCGGATTCGACGACGCCGCCTCGCGGCTGATCGGCCGGCTGGAGGCGGCGGACCACGACGTCTACGCGCTGCAGGAGCGGGCGCGACTGCTGCACGAGGAAATCGACTCGAAGCTTTCCTCAGAGACCAACCGTCACCTCTACATCCTGTCGCTGATGACCGCCTTCCTGCTGCCGCCGACCTTGGTCACCGGCTTTTTCGGGATGAACACCGCGTCGCTGCCCTTCGAAGGGAATGGCTCGGGGACAGCCTATGCCTTCGGCCTGATCGTCATTTCGGTGCTTGCCGCCTGGTGGCTGTTGAAACGCACCGGCATTCTTTGA